The Puntigrus tetrazona isolate hp1 chromosome 19, ASM1883169v1, whole genome shotgun sequence genome has a segment encoding these proteins:
- the si:ch73-347e22.4 gene encoding uncharacterized protein si:ch73-347e22.4 isoform X2, which translates to MDGELSPWNKHGSDTTGERQEEHNVIGDGFAAGERITPLSSCTSGAFKALLPDYHGTSLAMLTNSDKYSYSPENHCFIKPGTAVDEKIAVERREEKFFFKDPLGKTLASATHMLPLRCGEYVTHEKNREMDQGNGNWTSVIKDALEMSNGTEMEQTLSMNERGPLMDYNPIYKGSETEANFRLKDNFKIAGSKLNEKMDGQGVKKESDSFISVLSDDIIKNKGVLEMGKHEEPSVLDVGSSLRKKKENGITGIGEPGLDRSSYTPFSSSEDLMKSEQFPCNPLENQSVDQTLQVCKDVSPEKTTTMFKQAEVKNETEGSIVYGHHPLDLQKGCHQAEVTDGKTSVNSQDHSLQHSVQDERVNTSNPHVSGTTVIKENPAYLPNSQYFSSKLKKQVYDLVPTPASVSSQNTTEVERENLKLLTSTEDRISESSLPVTGNSKTTDIQKTSINTKTELNQKVETKNSPEIQNSSSVSETVPDLSAVPNRIHTDYECRDSQFESVKSSNLNELCFQESSSKNATLTLTSSSVLTQRTADECDIHVQEKQTPISPSTVCLPCNENGKNSERSEKVLLNITSQSSISPSTENVQEAPPSPKRMDCSSQPVLQKALLSPKKARKRKQTELEALKGPIYKSNKRDDCSMYVSEVLDSTVKLDKTGCEKTNQNTDHDTTEPKQEDLVTNGDVNPPWKKCQMAQPELLGDTAETSQKPDHSCFGASQEEVPSNARINKKATSRKKLKKKTTLHLKAKESATFGNQCLSQSTVLSPEEDCKSDFQVSDTTPIKGVSNPAAMEHAISSLESIPEKIQKSMKKTTKQTLQSKDNPHKDVPTRFSESEADVDVKGHQKVRRFPFKASKRKNKSATSLLDRQSSQDSEGQTVSTSVTESLKILSPQNNPKKSKEKTRMHINKPAKTPNVCPQEDMENVMTPKTKTVKAKSPLKKATRIDESETTLSDTQPCTATAKQPDSVFNVVNEIESLNTPRKSLKNKLSHIKCDAIQVPVVNQTTAQQTVLNAPSESNIVQPTTKRFGRKTLDKNISHDTVGENCEPDHTTLSSVDSVYVTETDFLGVNQRNTEKTSSKRRKTDIKLIEAPSSTTSQQDNVTLPSSEDFSSIVVSNPEETVKANGFSRSKTNDNHLYGNLIEEKSLLATVTQESSTLPTKIESSSCFKLSSTLKKTRRNTVTKIKNDVAEILGVNQHEDLAAIPSKSDENMVASSSQMTLKEKTIVEKAIRQEIKDDNSVQLLKMPASTLTLQQTECLSTSVHSTATKSKKMSAIKCEVVHTPSADQTMAQGIHPLDSISATKITNSDVLKQKKTKVKMKKEPKKESQGASDSVSNRKTNSRSEDMTKKCEKKRTSSLEDQTKDVDLPSTVSQSKDATQDPCIETYNVNETAESHVENQVSITTKDVASLQSSPKAAKKTQNKQQMRNKNEKSNILELAHREDKMSDLPSVVSGVVSENSETDSCNQNLKVVKKKSKKSMEIADGFTNVSFSQEKTTGSDEAGVMFTLTQVADLCKLPDSQTIGSQQSEKDDAVINQKDLKATNPPKKRGRPGRKKRKMAYLLTQTEEHKDICSDNVITSDFQNNTQIKISEISQKSIDIPEEPVLKSRKSARTQKINSGPVVENLLTHVKSKVSLDITGCHTTLGETLSNSTQSADCEDQYTVEKKIPRRGRPPSKKSKKQKLFVAHLEKNTSTSVQKSDLSLCQDSTEDTVKAAASPNDTDKNLIVTKQCGTDTSESLQSANAVLLHSIPISELKKEKDLKRQTRDQKLTSLRVSSRTSLTLVKGFQKADITSLPQNSTDTFNEEGKTSLPVSRTMKKF; encoded by the exons ATGGATGGTGAGTTATCACCATGGAATAAACATGGAAGTGATACAACAGGGGAACGTCAGGAG GAGCATAACGTGATAGGAGACGGCTTTGCTGCTGGGGAACGAATAACACCACTGTCATCTTGTACGAGTGGTGCATTTAAGGCCTTGCTACCAGATTACCATGGAACTTCTTTAGCAATGTTAACAAACTCTGATAAATATTCCTATTCTCCTGAAAATCATTGTTTCATCAAACCTGGCACTGCAGTGGATGAAAAGATAGCAGTAGAGAGAAGGgaagaaaaatttttttttaaagaccctTTGGGTAAAACATTAGCTAGTGCCACACATATGCTTCCTCTCAGATGTGGCGAATATGTGACACATGAAAAG AATCGAGAAATGGACCAGGGGAATGGTAATTGGACATCAGTGATCAAAGATGCATTAGAAATGAGTAACGGAACGGAAATGGAACAGACTTTATCTATGAATGAACGTGGCCCCCTAATGGACTATAATCCTATATATAAAGGATCTGAAACTGAGGCAAATTTTAGATTGAAGGACAACTTTAAGATTGCAGGATCCAAACTAAATGAGAAGATGGATGGGCAAGGAGTAAAAAAAGAATCGGATTCCTTTATTTCAGTGTTGTCAgatgacattattaaaaacaaaggtgtTTTGGAAATG GGGAAACATGAGGAGCCAAGCGTATTAGATGTTGGATcatctttaagaaaaaaaaaggaaaatggaaTTACTGGAATCGGAGAACCTGGATTGGACAGGAGTTCATACACTcctttttcttcatcagaagaTCTTATGAAAAGTGAACAGTTTCCATGTAATCCTCTGGAGAACCAGTCTGTTGATCAGACCCTTCAAGTGTGCAAAGATGTTAGTCCTGAAAAAACTACCACTATGTTTAAGCAAGCAGAAgtaaaaaatgaaactgaagGTTCTATTGTATATGGTCATCATCCTCTTGATCTTCAAAAAGGCTGTCACCAAGCAGAGGTTACAGATGGAAAAACTTCAGTCAATTCTCAGGATCATTCCTTACAGCATAGTGTGCAAGATGAGAGAGTAAACACAAGCAATCCGCATGTCTCCGGGACTACAGTAATAAAAGAGAATCCTGCATATCTGCCCAACAGTCAGTACTTTAGCAGTAagctaaaaaaacaagtttatgATCTTGTACCCACTCCAGCCTCAGTGAGCAGTCAAAACACAACTGAGGTTGAACGTGAAAACCTAAAACTGCTTACCTCAACAGAAGACAGGATCTCTGAGAGTAGTCTACCTGTGACAGGAAACAGTAAAACTACTGATATCCAAAAGACATCTATTAACACAAAAACTGAACTTAATCAAAAGGTAGAAACAAAAAATTCTCCTGAAATTCAGAACTCTTCTTCAGTATCAGAGACGGTTCCAGATCTATCTGCTGTACCCAATAGAATTCACACTGATTATGAATGCAGAGATTCTCAGTTTGAATCAGTCAAAAGCAGCAACTTAAATGAGCTTTGTTTTCAAGAGAGCAGTTCAAAAAATGCGACACTGACACTTACTTCATCTTCTGTGCTTACTCAAAGAACTGCAGATGAATGTGATATTCATGTCCAAGAGAAACAAACCCCAATAAGTCCAAGCACGGTTTGTCTGCCTTGTAACGAGAATGGAAAAAACTCTGAAAGAAGTGAGAAAGTACTTCTCAACATTACTTCACAAAGCAGTATTTCTCCATCTACTGAGAATGTTCAGGAAGCTCCACCTTCTCCCAAAAGGATGGACTGCTCCTCTCAGCCTGTCTTACAGAAAGCGTTGCTGAGCCCtaagaaagcaagaaaaagaaaacaaactgagCTTGAAGCATTAAAAGGACCAATATACAAATCTAATAAAAGAGATGACTGTTCTATGTATGTATCAGAAGTATTAGACAGTACTGTGAAACTAGACAAAACAGGATGTGAGAAAACTAATCAAAACACTGATCATGACACCACTGAACCAAAACAGGAGGACTTAGTAACAAATGGTGATGTAAACCCACCTTGGAAAAAATGTCAGATGGCACAACCTGAACTACTTGGAGATACAGCAGAGACCTCACAAAAGCCAGATCATAGCTGTTTTGGTGCTTCACAGGAAGAAGTACCATCAAATGCTAGGATCAACAAGAAGGCTACTTCTAGaaagaaactgaagaaaaaaacaacgcTACATTTAAAGGCAAAAGAATCCGCTACCTTTGGCAACCAGTGTTTGTCTCAAAGCACTGTCTTGTCCCCTGAAGAGGACTGTAAATCAGATTTTCAGGTCAGTGACACAACTCCAATAAAAGGAGTAAGTAATCCAGCAGCAATGGAACATGCCATCTCTAGTTTAGAGTCCATtccagaaaaaatacaaaaatccaTGAAAAAGACCACAAAGCAAACACTACAAAGCAAAGATAATCCACACAAAGATGTGCCCACAAGATTTTCAGAAAGTGAGGCAGACGTGGATGTCAAAGGGCATCAGAAGGTGAGAAGATTTCCTTTCAAGGCTTCtaaaagaaagaataagagTGCAACCAGTCTGCTGGATAGGCAGTCTTCACAAGATTCTGAGGGTCAAACAGTTTCAACCTCAGTGACTGAATCTTTAAAAATTCTAAGCCCTCAGAATAACCCAAAGAAATCAAAGGAGAAGACAAGAATGCATATCAACAAACCAGCAAAAACACCCAATGTGTGTCCACAAGAGGATATGGAAAACGTGATGACtcccaaaacaaaaactgttaaagCAAAAAGTCCTCTAAAAAAGGCAACTAGAATAGATGAGAGTGAAACTACTCTTTCAGATACACAGCCTTGTACAGCCACTGCTAAACAACCAgattctgtttttaatgtagTAAATGAAATTGAGTCTCTCAACACACCAAGAAAGTCGctgaaaaataaattgtcaCATATTAAATGTGATGCAATACAAGTGCCTGTAGTTAACCAAACAACAGCTCAACAAACTGTTTTGAATGCGCCCTCAGAATCTAACATTGTGCAGCCAACTACAAAAAGATTCGGAAGAAAAACActtgacaaaaacatttctcatgaCACAGTTGGTGAGAACTGTGAACCTGATCATACAACTCTTTCTTCAGTTGATTCTGTGTATGTTACAGAAACTGACTTTTTGGGTGTCAACCAACGGAACACAGAAAAGACATCAAGTAAGAGGAGAAAGACAGACATTAAGTTGATAGAGGCACCATCATCCACTACTAGCCAGCAGGACAATGTCACTTTACCATCCTCAGAAGATTTTTCATCTATTGTGGTTTCAAATCCAGAAGAGACTGTGAAAGCCAATGGATTTTCTAGaagcaaaacaaatgacaaCCACTTATATGGTAATTTGATTGAAGAAAAATCTTTATTAGCAACTGTGACACAAGAAAGTTCTACTTTACCTACAAAGATTGAATCTTCAAGCTGTTTTAAACTAAGCAGCACACTGAAAAAGACAAGAAGAAACACTGTAACCAAAATCAAAAATGATGTAGCAGAAATACTTGGTGTAAACCAGCATGAAGATCTGGCTGCAATACCCTCAAAATCTGATGAAAACATGGTAGCCTCCAGTTCACAAAtgactttaaaagaaaaaacgatTGTGGAAAAGGCCATTAGGCAGGAAATTAAAGATGACAATTCAGTTCAACTTTTGAAAATGCCAGCTTCTACACTCACTCTGCAGCAAACAGAATGTCTTTCAACTTCAGTTCACAGCACAGCAACAAAATCTAAGAAAATGTCTGCCATTAAATGTGAAGTAGTACATACACCCTCAGCAGACCAAACAATGGCACAAGGAATCCATCCATTGGATTCTATATCAGCCACAAAAATTACTAATTCAGATGTTCTCAAACAAAAGAAGACAAAGGTAAAGATGAAAAAAGAGCCTAAAAAGGAGTCCCAAGGAGCCAGCGATTCAGTGTCAAACAGAAAGACAAATTCAAGGTCAGAAGACATGacaaagaaatgtgaaaaaaagagaacatcGTCACTGGAAGATCAAACAAAGGATGTAGATCTGCCATCAACAGTATCTCAGAGTAAGGATGCAACACAAGACCCCTGCATAGAGACATACAATGTAAATGAAACAGCTGAAAGTCATGTTGAAAACCAGGTTTCTATCACTACTAAAGATGTTGCCAGCCTTCAGAGCTCACCGAAGGctgcaaagaaaacacaaaacaaacaacaaatgagaaacaagaatgaaaaaagcaatattCTAGAGCTGGCTCACAGAGAGGATAAAATGTCAGATTTACCTTCTGTTGTGAGTGGGGTAGTCTCTGAGAATTCGGAAACGGACAGCTGTAATCAGAATTTAAAGGTAGttaaaaagaaatccaaaaaatCCATGGAAATTGCAGATGGATTTACtaatgtttctttctctcaagAGAAAACTACTGGATCAGATGAGGCAGGTGTCATGTTTACTTTAACACAAGTTGCAGATTTATGTAAACTGCCTGATAGTCAGACCATAGGATCGCAGCAGTCTGAAAAAGATGATGCTGTGATTAATCAAAAAGACCTCAAAGCCACAAACCCTCCTAAGAAAAGGGGTAGACCTGGACGAAAGAAGAGGAAGATGGCTTATCTGTTAACTCAAACAGAGGAACATAAAGATATATGTTCTGACAACGTAATTACTTCTGAttttcaaaacaacacacaaattaaaatttcagaaaTTTCACAGAAGAGTATAGACATTCCTGAAGAACCAGTACTGAAATCAAGAAAATCAGCAAGgacacaaaaaataaactcagGTCCAGTTGTTGAGAATTTGTTAACACACGTTAAGAGCAAAGTCTCTTTAGACATCACTGGGTGTCACACAACACTTGGAGAGACACTTTCAAATTCCACGCAAAGTGCTGATTGTGAAGACCAATACACCGTTGAGAAAAAGATACCAAGACGAGGAAGACCACCTTCAAAGAAAAGCAAGAAACAGAAATTATTTGTAgcacatttagaaaaaaacacatctacATCTGTCCAGAAATCAGATCTCTCTCTATGTCAAGACAGCACAGAAGATACTGTCAAAGCAGCTGCAAGTCCAAATGATACagataaaaatttaattgttacTAAACAGTGTGGGACTGATACCTCTGAATCCCTTCAAAGTGCTAATGCTGTCTTGTTACACAGCATCCCTATATCTGAgcttaaaaaagagaaagacctcAAAAGACAAACAAGAGACCAAAAGTTAACAAGCTTGAGAGTATCCAGCAGAACAAGTTTAACATTAGTCAAAGGTTTTCAAAAAGCAGACATAACTTCCCTCCCACAAAATTCCACAGATACGTTTAATGAGGAAGGAAAAACATCTTTGCCTGTGTCTAGGACAATGAagaaattctga
- the si:ch73-347e22.4 gene encoding uncharacterized protein si:ch73-347e22.4 isoform X4, with translation MDGELSPWNKHGSDTTGERQENREMDQGNGNWTSVIKDALEMSNGTEMEQTLSMNERGPLMDYNPIYKGSETEANFRLKDNFKIAGSKLNEKMDGQGVKKESDSFISVLSDDIIKNKGVLEMGKHEEPSVLDVGSSLRKKKENGITGIGEPGLDRSSYTPFSSSEDLMKSEQFPCNPLENQSVDQTLQVCKDVSPEKTTTMFKQAEVKNETEGSIVYGHHPLDLQKGCHQAEVTDGKTSVNSQDHSLQHSVQDERVNTSNPHVSGTTVIKENPAYLPNSQYFSSKLKKQVYDLVPTPASVSSQNTTEVERENLKLLTSTEDRISESSLPVTGNSKTTDIQKTSINTKTELNQKVETKNSPEIQNSSSVSETVPDLSAVPNRIHTDYECRDSQFESVKSSNLNELCFQESSSKNATLTLTSSSVLTQRTADECDIHVQEKQTPISPSTVCLPCNENGKNSERSEKVLLNITSQSSISPSTENVQEAPPSPKRMDCSSQPVLQKALLSPKKARKRKQTELEALKGPIYKSNKRDDCSMYVSEVLDSTVKLDKTGCEKTNQNTDHDTTEPKQEDLVTNGDVNPPWKKCQMAQPELLGDTAETSQKPDHSCFGASQEEVPSNARINKKATSRKKLKKKTTLHLKAKESATFGNQCLSQSTVLSPEEDCKSDFQVSDTTPIKGVSNPAAMEHAISSLESIPEKIQKSMKKTTKQTLQSKDNPHKDVPTRFSESEADVDVKGHQKVRRFPFKASKRKNKSATSLLDRQSSQDSEGQTVSTSVTESLKILSPQNNPKKSKEKTRMHINKPAKTPNVCPQEDMENVMTPKTKTVKAKSPLKKATRIDESETTLSDTQPCTATAKQPDSVFNVVNEIESLNTPRKSLKNKLSHIKCDAIQVPVVNQTTAQQTVLNAPSESNIVQPTTKRFGRKTLDKNISHDTVGENCEPDHTTLSSVDSVYVTETDFLGVNQRNTEKTSSKRRKTDIKLIEAPSSTTSQQDNVTLPSSEDFSSIVVSNPEETVKANGFSRSKTNDNHLYGNLIEEKSLLATVTQESSTLPTKIESSSCFKLSSTLKKTRRNTVTKIKNDVAEILGVNQHEDLAAIPSKSDENMVASSSQMTLKEKTIVEKAIRQEIKDDNSVQLLKMPASTLTLQQTECLSTSVHSTATKSKKMSAIKCEVVHTPSADQTMAQGIHPLDSISATKITNSDVLKQKKTKVKMKKEPKKESQGASDSVSNRKTNSRSEDMTKKCEKKRTSSLEDQTKDVDLPSTVSQSKDATQDPCIETYNVNETAESHVENQVSITTKDVASLQSSPKAAKKTQNKQQMRNKNEKSNILELAHREDKMSDLPSVVSGVVSENSETDSCNQNLKVVKKKSKKSMEIADGFTNVSFSQEKTTGSDEAGVMFTLTQVADLCKLPDSQTIGSQQSEKDDAVINQKDLKATNPPKKRGRPGRKKRKMAYLLTQTEEHKDICSDNVITSDFQNNTQIKISEISQKSIDIPEEPVLKSRKSARTQKINSGPVVENLLTHVKSKVSLDITGCHTTLGETLSNSTQSADCEDQYTVEKKIPRRGRPPSKKSKKQKLFVAHLEKNTSTSVQKSDLSLCQDSTEDTVKAAASPNDTDKNLIVTKQCGTDTSESLQSANAVLLHSIPISELKKEKDLKRQTRDQKLTSLRVSSRTSLTLVKGFQKADITSLPQNSTDTFNEEGKTSLPVSRTMKKF, from the exons ATGGATGGTGAGTTATCACCATGGAATAAACATGGAAGTGATACAACAGGGGAACGTCAGGAG AATCGAGAAATGGACCAGGGGAATGGTAATTGGACATCAGTGATCAAAGATGCATTAGAAATGAGTAACGGAACGGAAATGGAACAGACTTTATCTATGAATGAACGTGGCCCCCTAATGGACTATAATCCTATATATAAAGGATCTGAAACTGAGGCAAATTTTAGATTGAAGGACAACTTTAAGATTGCAGGATCCAAACTAAATGAGAAGATGGATGGGCAAGGAGTAAAAAAAGAATCGGATTCCTTTATTTCAGTGTTGTCAgatgacattattaaaaacaaaggtgtTTTGGAAATG GGGAAACATGAGGAGCCAAGCGTATTAGATGTTGGATcatctttaagaaaaaaaaaggaaaatggaaTTACTGGAATCGGAGAACCTGGATTGGACAGGAGTTCATACACTcctttttcttcatcagaagaTCTTATGAAAAGTGAACAGTTTCCATGTAATCCTCTGGAGAACCAGTCTGTTGATCAGACCCTTCAAGTGTGCAAAGATGTTAGTCCTGAAAAAACTACCACTATGTTTAAGCAAGCAGAAgtaaaaaatgaaactgaagGTTCTATTGTATATGGTCATCATCCTCTTGATCTTCAAAAAGGCTGTCACCAAGCAGAGGTTACAGATGGAAAAACTTCAGTCAATTCTCAGGATCATTCCTTACAGCATAGTGTGCAAGATGAGAGAGTAAACACAAGCAATCCGCATGTCTCCGGGACTACAGTAATAAAAGAGAATCCTGCATATCTGCCCAACAGTCAGTACTTTAGCAGTAagctaaaaaaacaagtttatgATCTTGTACCCACTCCAGCCTCAGTGAGCAGTCAAAACACAACTGAGGTTGAACGTGAAAACCTAAAACTGCTTACCTCAACAGAAGACAGGATCTCTGAGAGTAGTCTACCTGTGACAGGAAACAGTAAAACTACTGATATCCAAAAGACATCTATTAACACAAAAACTGAACTTAATCAAAAGGTAGAAACAAAAAATTCTCCTGAAATTCAGAACTCTTCTTCAGTATCAGAGACGGTTCCAGATCTATCTGCTGTACCCAATAGAATTCACACTGATTATGAATGCAGAGATTCTCAGTTTGAATCAGTCAAAAGCAGCAACTTAAATGAGCTTTGTTTTCAAGAGAGCAGTTCAAAAAATGCGACACTGACACTTACTTCATCTTCTGTGCTTACTCAAAGAACTGCAGATGAATGTGATATTCATGTCCAAGAGAAACAAACCCCAATAAGTCCAAGCACGGTTTGTCTGCCTTGTAACGAGAATGGAAAAAACTCTGAAAGAAGTGAGAAAGTACTTCTCAACATTACTTCACAAAGCAGTATTTCTCCATCTACTGAGAATGTTCAGGAAGCTCCACCTTCTCCCAAAAGGATGGACTGCTCCTCTCAGCCTGTCTTACAGAAAGCGTTGCTGAGCCCtaagaaagcaagaaaaagaaaacaaactgagCTTGAAGCATTAAAAGGACCAATATACAAATCTAATAAAAGAGATGACTGTTCTATGTATGTATCAGAAGTATTAGACAGTACTGTGAAACTAGACAAAACAGGATGTGAGAAAACTAATCAAAACACTGATCATGACACCACTGAACCAAAACAGGAGGACTTAGTAACAAATGGTGATGTAAACCCACCTTGGAAAAAATGTCAGATGGCACAACCTGAACTACTTGGAGATACAGCAGAGACCTCACAAAAGCCAGATCATAGCTGTTTTGGTGCTTCACAGGAAGAAGTACCATCAAATGCTAGGATCAACAAGAAGGCTACTTCTAGaaagaaactgaagaaaaaaacaacgcTACATTTAAAGGCAAAAGAATCCGCTACCTTTGGCAACCAGTGTTTGTCTCAAAGCACTGTCTTGTCCCCTGAAGAGGACTGTAAATCAGATTTTCAGGTCAGTGACACAACTCCAATAAAAGGAGTAAGTAATCCAGCAGCAATGGAACATGCCATCTCTAGTTTAGAGTCCATtccagaaaaaatacaaaaatccaTGAAAAAGACCACAAAGCAAACACTACAAAGCAAAGATAATCCACACAAAGATGTGCCCACAAGATTTTCAGAAAGTGAGGCAGACGTGGATGTCAAAGGGCATCAGAAGGTGAGAAGATTTCCTTTCAAGGCTTCtaaaagaaagaataagagTGCAACCAGTCTGCTGGATAGGCAGTCTTCACAAGATTCTGAGGGTCAAACAGTTTCAACCTCAGTGACTGAATCTTTAAAAATTCTAAGCCCTCAGAATAACCCAAAGAAATCAAAGGAGAAGACAAGAATGCATATCAACAAACCAGCAAAAACACCCAATGTGTGTCCACAAGAGGATATGGAAAACGTGATGACtcccaaaacaaaaactgttaaagCAAAAAGTCCTCTAAAAAAGGCAACTAGAATAGATGAGAGTGAAACTACTCTTTCAGATACACAGCCTTGTACAGCCACTGCTAAACAACCAgattctgtttttaatgtagTAAATGAAATTGAGTCTCTCAACACACCAAGAAAGTCGctgaaaaataaattgtcaCATATTAAATGTGATGCAATACAAGTGCCTGTAGTTAACCAAACAACAGCTCAACAAACTGTTTTGAATGCGCCCTCAGAATCTAACATTGTGCAGCCAACTACAAAAAGATTCGGAAGAAAAACActtgacaaaaacatttctcatgaCACAGTTGGTGAGAACTGTGAACCTGATCATACAACTCTTTCTTCAGTTGATTCTGTGTATGTTACAGAAACTGACTTTTTGGGTGTCAACCAACGGAACACAGAAAAGACATCAAGTAAGAGGAGAAAGACAGACATTAAGTTGATAGAGGCACCATCATCCACTACTAGCCAGCAGGACAATGTCACTTTACCATCCTCAGAAGATTTTTCATCTATTGTGGTTTCAAATCCAGAAGAGACTGTGAAAGCCAATGGATTTTCTAGaagcaaaacaaatgacaaCCACTTATATGGTAATTTGATTGAAGAAAAATCTTTATTAGCAACTGTGACACAAGAAAGTTCTACTTTACCTACAAAGATTGAATCTTCAAGCTGTTTTAAACTAAGCAGCACACTGAAAAAGACAAGAAGAAACACTGTAACCAAAATCAAAAATGATGTAGCAGAAATACTTGGTGTAAACCAGCATGAAGATCTGGCTGCAATACCCTCAAAATCTGATGAAAACATGGTAGCCTCCAGTTCACAAAtgactttaaaagaaaaaacgatTGTGGAAAAGGCCATTAGGCAGGAAATTAAAGATGACAATTCAGTTCAACTTTTGAAAATGCCAGCTTCTACACTCACTCTGCAGCAAACAGAATGTCTTTCAACTTCAGTTCACAGCACAGCAACAAAATCTAAGAAAATGTCTGCCATTAAATGTGAAGTAGTACATACACCCTCAGCAGACCAAACAATGGCACAAGGAATCCATCCATTGGATTCTATATCAGCCACAAAAATTACTAATTCAGATGTTCTCAAACAAAAGAAGACAAAGGTAAAGATGAAAAAAGAGCCTAAAAAGGAGTCCCAAGGAGCCAGCGATTCAGTGTCAAACAGAAAGACAAATTCAAGGTCAGAAGACATGacaaagaaatgtgaaaaaaagagaacatcGTCACTGGAAGATCAAACAAAGGATGTAGATCTGCCATCAACAGTATCTCAGAGTAAGGATGCAACACAAGACCCCTGCATAGAGACATACAATGTAAATGAAACAGCTGAAAGTCATGTTGAAAACCAGGTTTCTATCACTACTAAAGATGTTGCCAGCCTTCAGAGCTCACCGAAGGctgcaaagaaaacacaaaacaaacaacaaatgagaaacaagaatgaaaaaagcaatattCTAGAGCTGGCTCACAGAGAGGATAAAATGTCAGATTTACCTTCTGTTGTGAGTGGGGTAGTCTCTGAGAATTCGGAAACGGACAGCTGTAATCAGAATTTAAAGGTAGttaaaaagaaatccaaaaaatCCATGGAAATTGCAGATGGATTTACtaatgtttctttctctcaagAGAAAACTACTGGATCAGATGAGGCAGGTGTCATGTTTACTTTAACACAAGTTGCAGATTTATGTAAACTGCCTGATAGTCAGACCATAGGATCGCAGCAGTCTGAAAAAGATGATGCTGTGATTAATCAAAAAGACCTCAAAGCCACAAACCCTCCTAAGAAAAGGGGTAGACCTGGACGAAAGAAGAGGAAGATGGCTTATCTGTTAACTCAAACAGAGGAACATAAAGATATATGTTCTGACAACGTAATTACTTCTGAttttcaaaacaacacacaaattaaaatttcagaaaTTTCACAGAAGAGTATAGACATTCCTGAAGAACCAGTACTGAAATCAAGAAAATCAGCAAGgacacaaaaaataaactcagGTCCAGTTGTTGAGAATTTGTTAACACACGTTAAGAGCAAAGTCTCTTTAGACATCACTGGGTGTCACACAACACTTGGAGAGACACTTTCAAATTCCACGCAAAGTGCTGATTGTGAAGACCAATACACCGTTGAGAAAAAGATACCAAGACGAGGAAGACCACCTTCAAAGAAAAGCAAGAAACAGAAATTATTTGTAgcacatttagaaaaaaacacatctacATCTGTCCAGAAATCAGATCTCTCTCTATGTCAAGACAGCACAGAAGATACTGTCAAAGCAGCTGCAAGTCCAAATGATACagataaaaatttaattgttacTAAACAGTGTGGGACTGATACCTCTGAATCCCTTCAAAGTGCTAATGCTGTCTTGTTACACAGCATCCCTATATCTGAgcttaaaaaagagaaagacctcAAAAGACAAACAAGAGACCAAAAGTTAACAAGCTTGAGAGTATCCAGCAGAACAAGTTTAACATTAGTCAAAGGTTTTCAAAAAGCAGACATAACTTCCCTCCCACAAAATTCCACAGATACGTTTAATGAGGAAGGAAAAACATCTTTGCCTGTGTCTAGGACAATGAagaaattctga